In Corynebacterium nuruki S6-4, the following proteins share a genomic window:
- a CDS encoding amidohydrolase family protein, with amino-acid sequence MSTLYTDAVIIPVDPALPRWFTGWLAVDDAGRISGLGEGTPPTGSTASGSEPEVVDLHGAFLTPGFVSAHSHIYTGGMRGIAHSEPLYTWVTQNSAMLAEADPEIMYWLSRAGGLDHLAAGITSVYNFTQSRVVCRFDYASSTLKAVKVHEPDFVTRQIDGVADAGIRSVTSVRVDDEQLPEQDAVAGFDAAMSHLATIDAKSPALNLGGSVYGAVQWASGRRTAELEKELMEKWRITNQAHFVETAEQIDIQQAKFDWYDGAGVLGRDFAFGHFVHPTEKMVDRVVESGTSVVWQAMSNGRLGSGIADITGLLARDVTVGMGVDDQSCTDGSDPFENMRHGLFTQRAVHSDAAVLAVDDVLRLHTLGSASSVGVADRVGSLTVGKYADLLVVDPRDPATGPVWDPVATYVLACRQRHLKKVIVGGQVVWGAGAVTAADGVPAEEVNRLADEGMVRSAAASGFTPAL; translated from the coding sequence ATGAGCACCCTGTACACCGACGCCGTCATCATCCCCGTCGACCCCGCCCTGCCCCGCTGGTTCACCGGCTGGCTCGCCGTCGACGACGCCGGCCGCATCAGCGGTCTCGGTGAGGGGACACCCCCGACCGGGAGCACGGCGTCCGGAAGTGAACCCGAGGTCGTCGACCTCCACGGCGCGTTCCTCACCCCCGGCTTCGTCTCCGCGCACAGTCACATCTACACCGGCGGGATGCGCGGCATCGCCCACTCCGAACCGCTGTACACCTGGGTCACACAGAACTCCGCCATGCTCGCCGAGGCCGACCCGGAGATCATGTACTGGCTCTCCCGCGCCGGCGGCCTCGACCACCTCGCCGCCGGCATCACCAGCGTCTACAACTTCACCCAGTCCCGGGTGGTGTGCCGGTTCGACTACGCCTCCTCCACCCTGAAGGCGGTGAAGGTCCACGAGCCGGACTTCGTCACCCGCCAGATCGACGGGGTGGCGGACGCCGGCATCCGCTCGGTCACCTCCGTCCGCGTCGACGACGAACAGCTCCCCGAGCAGGACGCCGTCGCCGGATTCGACGCCGCCATGTCCCACCTGGCCACGATCGACGCCAAGTCGCCGGCACTCAATCTCGGCGGCTCGGTCTACGGGGCGGTGCAGTGGGCGTCCGGCCGGCGCACCGCCGAGCTGGAGAAGGAGCTGATGGAGAAGTGGCGCATCACCAACCAGGCACACTTCGTGGAGACCGCGGAGCAGATCGACATCCAGCAGGCGAAGTTCGACTGGTACGACGGTGCCGGGGTCCTGGGCCGGGATTTCGCCTTCGGCCACTTCGTCCACCCGACGGAGAAGATGGTGGACCGGGTGGTCGAGTCCGGCACGTCGGTGGTGTGGCAGGCGATGTCCAACGGGCGTCTCGGCTCCGGCATCGCCGACATCACCGGACTGCTCGCCCGGGATGTCACCGTGGGGATGGGGGTGGACGACCAGTCCTGCACCGACGGCTCCGACCCCTTCGAGAACATGCGGCACGGCCTGTTCACCCAGCGTGCCGTGCATTCGGACGCCGCCGTCCTCGCCGTCGACGACGTCCTGCGGCTGCACACCCTGGGTTCGGCGTCCTCGGTCGGGGTGGCGGACAGGGTGGGCTCACTGACGGTCGGCAAGTACGCCGACCTGCTCGTCGTCGACCCCCGGGACCCTGCGACCGGCCCGGTGTGGGATCCGGTGGCGACCTATGTGCTCGCCTGCCGGCAGCGTCACCTGAAGAAGGTCATCGTCGGCGGGCAGGTGGTGTGGGGTGCCGGGGCCGTCACGGCCGCCGACGGCGTCCCCGCCGAGGAGGTCAACCGCCTAGCCGACGAGGGGATGGTCCGTTCCGCCGCGGCGTCCGGGTTCACCCCGGCGCTGTGA
- a CDS encoding FAD-dependent oxidoreductase has product MRITVIGAGVIGLSCAHDLAEDGHEVTVVADHGPGDTVSALSAALWFPFAAEKSPTVDRILERSLARFAELAGQASDAEGAGADQVTDDIPPVEMRTGTVFERATPPDRSWVDPVVAVLGQDAVRPVDGGMETTLPMIMMPTYLAWLMDSCRIAGVRFRWEKVESLAALAGTADAVVVAGGLRGGELLGGDDEVTPIRGQVVVLANGYEADDEDGADGEDGADPGVAPLTRWATDNDHPDGETYVLPRVDSVVVGGTADVGSWDEEPSAETAEAILARAAVLVPETATLPILGHGVGLRPGRTTLRVEQVDPTDLPSVGVPVIAAYGHGGSGVTLSWGTAERVVELVDGL; this is encoded by the coding sequence ATGAGAATCACCGTCATCGGGGCCGGCGTCATCGGCCTCTCCTGCGCCCACGACCTGGCCGAGGACGGCCACGAGGTCACCGTCGTCGCCGACCACGGCCCCGGGGACACCGTCTCCGCGCTCTCGGCCGCCCTCTGGTTCCCGTTCGCCGCCGAGAAATCCCCGACGGTCGACCGGATCCTCGAGCGGTCGTTGGCCCGGTTCGCCGAGCTCGCCGGCCAGGCGTCCGACGCGGAGGGTGCCGGCGCCGACCAGGTCACCGACGACATCCCGCCGGTCGAGATGCGCACCGGCACCGTCTTCGAGCGGGCCACCCCGCCCGACCGTTCCTGGGTGGATCCGGTCGTCGCCGTGCTCGGGCAGGACGCCGTCCGCCCGGTCGACGGCGGTATGGAGACCACACTGCCGATGATCATGATGCCGACGTACCTTGCCTGGCTGATGGACTCCTGCCGCATCGCCGGGGTGCGGTTCCGGTGGGAGAAGGTGGAGTCGCTCGCCGCTCTGGCGGGCACCGCCGATGCGGTGGTCGTCGCCGGTGGGCTGCGCGGCGGTGAACTGCTCGGCGGCGATGACGAGGTCACGCCGATCCGTGGGCAGGTCGTCGTGCTCGCCAACGGGTACGAGGCCGACGACGAAGACGGCGCGGATGGCGAGGACGGCGCCGACCCGGGCGTCGCGCCGCTGACCCGGTGGGCGACCGACAACGACCACCCCGACGGCGAGACCTATGTCCTGCCGCGGGTCGATTCCGTCGTCGTCGGCGGCACCGCGGACGTCGGGTCGTGGGACGAGGAGCCGTCGGCCGAGACCGCGGAGGCGATCCTGGCCCGGGCGGCGGTGCTGGTGCCGGAGACCGCGACACTGCCGATCCTCGGCCACGGGGTGGGGCTGCGTCCGGGGCGCACCACGCTGCGGGTGGAGCAGGTCGACCCGACCGACCTGCCGTCGGTCGGGGTCCCGGTCATCGCCGCCTACGGGCACGGCGGATCGGGTGTCACCCTGAGCTGGGGTACCGCCGAGCGCGTCGTGGAGCTCGTCGACGGGCTCTGA